In Streptomyces sp. P3, one DNA window encodes the following:
- a CDS encoding DUF397 domain-containing protein, translated as MAESTIQQQPLTGWDKPELDLSNAEWQSSSRGRGDVQIAFVEGFIAMRNSGSPQSPSLIFTPAEWGAFVSGAREGEFDLT; from the coding sequence GTGGCCGAGAGCACCATCCAGCAGCAGCCGCTCACGGGCTGGGACAAGCCGGAGCTGGACCTCAGCAACGCCGAGTGGCAGTCCAGCAGCCGGGGGCGGGGGGATGTCCAGATCGCCTTCGTCGAGGGGTTCATCGCGATGCGCAACAGCGGCAGCCCCCAGAGCCCCTCGCTGATCTTCACCCCCGCGGAGTGGGGCGCGTTCGTGTCGGGAGCGCGGGAAGGGGAGTTCGACCTGACCTGA